TTTCGCTACCTTCTACGAGGATCTATCCTAATGTCTCCTCCACTGATCTGAAGCCACAAAGTTCTATGGGGTGTTGAAGAACTAGTCAGTTATTAAAATACTATACATGCCTTTCCCCAAAATTCTATTTTTGATCCGAACATTTATGACGTAATGACTGCAATACAATTTAACTAAATTCAACAATTTATTATTTCCTCCAAATTGacataaaatcataattaaaGGTTTGGGATTAAGAAGCTTTTTTGTTGGTGCAATGGCAACTACGCTGTTCAGCCTATCAGTGCTGTCCTTTTGTCCTACATGCTATAAGCCTGAACTGAGCGCTCCAAGAAAATCTGAAATGGGGCAAAGAACGGAATgaccaaataattatttctgggcatCGTCTGCTAAGGCAGGCTGAGAATAATGATGGGGGGGGACAGGTCACGTCAGCTGTTGCGAGATAGTTTGCCATATAGGCTGGTTGAGGTTCATAGGGGTTGCAGTACATGTGTAACTGTATTGAAATCTACTCTTATACAAGGCGCTTTGGCACATGAAAGTTGTCACCGTTGAGATCTGGATGCCGTTTGGCACAGTTCTTTCACCCAGCTTGACCTTCCTGAATAAGTCGCCGGCCACGGTTGGCTCAGCTCTGCTGGGAATCATAGATATGATGAAGGAAAGGGAGAGCTGGCACTTTTGACAAGCTATATGGATAAAGTGTGATCTTGGGGTGCTAATGGGAACTATCGCAGGAAGCCATCTGCTCCGTACCGTCCTATCGACACGCCGCGTGCAGCTGCGGACGGCAGGAAATTGGCCATACAGGAACTGGGACAGAGCACAGCATGGGAGCCCGCCAGCTTCACGGAGCGCTAATCCGACGAGCGGCAGAGGAGGGGcgacaataataacccccaaaCAATAACTGGACTTTGGAATGTGTTGGCATTTCTGTCTTAAAGACAGTCTCCTAGGGTCTGAAAGGGGCCCTGGGTCCAAAAGATTTTAGCCCCCCCCCTCACCTGTGGTTTCTGGATGTCaccttgttatgttatataattgttatgtcccgtctaccctttgtacagcgcttcggaatctgatggcgctatataaatcaataaataataattataataattataataaattatatctaTTTACCCCTCCTGACTAAAACTTTAAAATAGGTAGTGGGTTTTAGCTATAAAGAACATTTCTGGCGCAAAAGCATAACAATGGAgcaatcgccatagcaaccgatAGAATGTTCCTGCTAATTGCCGTATTCACACCACTTTACAGCAGAATGGCTCTTTGTGCGAAATCTCCTATATGTGCCAAATTTTGCACCTCGAAGGTATGCTGGCGGGTAATTAGAGATCTGCATTTCACTTTGATTGGTTTGGAACATTTAATGTCTTCACCTTCCATAGGCGTCATATTAGGGGTTAACCCTggcgagcttctcctgcaagaccCAAATGGTTTTATGTTAATTGAATGTTTATTTCCATATCACAAAAATCCTATTGTAGCGATTCGTGGCAACCAAATGGTTTTAATAATAGTCCTTACGAGGACCATGACTTCTCAGAAGGTAAATATATTCTGGGCTtaagtcacctgtgttcaagcagggatttcagctgtgatatagcgTTGAGAAAACCACCAACTGGGATGCTCGGATATGGTTAAAGGGTATAGGGTAGACCGGGTATCCCCCCCATTCATGCATCTTCATTCCAGGCAAAATCGTCAAAGATCCTACAAGTTCCCCAAACTGTCACTTGTAAGGCGTGGGCACGTGTCTGGGCGCCATGCTGTCATGTCAGGGTTATAGGAAACCAATATAAATCTTTAAACAGGTGATTATTACACACAGGAAGTTCACGTGGATGCCTCCTGAGGAAAGTGGGTCCACTTCCTGTCTCTTGCCCTTCTCTGTCTCCGAAGGTCATATTACTCTCCGCGGGCCTTTCACCCAGACAGGAAGTGACCCCAAATATCTGCCGTACATGCGAGACGAATGAACACAGCTCAGGATATGGGGTTAGATAGAGGAATATTAAACAGGGGCTGGATTAACCCTTTTAGGAGCACATTGTCCAAGCCTCGGACACCGAAACAGTCGTCAAATATATCAAACCTTCCATAGTTTCCTTCCCCATTTGGTGTGAAGCCCAGAGAATGATCCTCTTAAGTAATTTTTAAGATGCCAACCCGTCCAGAAAGCTTGAAAGCGATGGGCCAAACCGCTAAACCGAGGGCTTTAACCTAACGTCTGCATCCACTCCTCATTGAACCCGGACATGTCTCAGGAGGAGAGGGATCCTGTTGACTCCCTGTTCATGGATGTCCAGATACGTATCTTCTATGAGCCCAACTCGTCCACGAGTCAGGGTTAGGTGGCACCATAATCTTGTAGAGAAATTCTAGTCCGTTTTGGGCAATTGAGAAGAACGCAGGACAACCATCGTAGCGTTTGTAGACCTACAGATCTTAAATGTTCTACATGATGTTGGACCCTCCAACTGTCTAAGAGTAACACCAGTTGGAGTTAAAGAATATGAGGGGCTCATCTTTTCTTAAACCATGTGTTggcattggggtttattcactaagcagtAACCGATAGGTGAGAAGGAGACGGTTTCTCCTTCAAGGGTAGACGGTCTGTAGAATCATAATGCAAAAATTCTGTCCAGCCAGCGCATTAACCCTTGTGAACAGAACTCTCTTAGTATTCTGTGAAGGAACTCAGCATGTGACAAGCCAGCCGCCGTAGACTATAAGTCCGATCATCCGTAGACAAGCATTTCACTAAGTTGTAGCCAAGAGAAGCGCGGAGGTTGCTTATCCCTGATCCTCTGTATGAGATAACATCTAAAACGTGTCTCTCTTAGGGACCTGATGTCTGTAACTTATCTATACTGAGTAAGCAGGGACAGATAGTGTGAGTCCAGAAGCACGCGTGATAACCGGAGCCCAGCGGGGCATTACAGCAGGTTAGGCgtcagcaaaaaataaaaaaaaagccagtagTTGCAATAATATTTAGTTACACCTTTCCCAGTCATGTTTCACGAACGATCCAACAGAAATGTCTGTACGTATAAAAAAAGAGGCAAATTTGGGATTTTTAGGGAGAAACGCTTAATTATGAAAGTTCTGGTTcttaaaaaaagtgaaaataagcTATAAGTGCATTTTAGTAAGTTACCCCTTAGAATGACTACACAGGGGCAGTTTCATAGGCTCGTCTGTGGTCACCGATGCTGTCGAGGGACACCGGTGGGGAGGTCCACACCCAACCCGAGTTATCAACACGTCTCAGGCAGCGGGCGAGCTGCCTCTCCCTAAACCAAACTGTCTCTGGAAGAGAAGATAAACATGACAGGATACATTGGTGCCCGATCCTCGGGTAATGCCAACAGTAGACATGGCCGACTCTAAAAACGCGTGGCGTGTGGCTTGTACGTCACGCGTACGAAAGCACAAAGCTTGGGAACTAGCTGGGAATTCGGGACACAGGACATGTGCCCTGATGTCTCCCAAACTGCCCGACGTTACTTAATTCATTGATATTGGGTTCTCGGTTCATAAAAGGCAAATATTTTCCATCCATCTGATTGGGCATCGCCTACAAATATCAGGAATTTACAGACCCTTCATGAAAAGGAGGGCAACGTTGAGAAATTACATGAGGTTCACAGTCAGAAGACACGTTACCTACAGTGTGTCAAAGATGTTCCTTTCAATCACATTTTACACGTAGACCCAACTTCCAACTCGTTGAATAAGAATCAGGTAGAGAGGACACGTGACAATGACTTGCCCTCCGAGTCAGAGGGACGTTTATTTCCGAAgagtagaaatgttaaaacgagAGGACGTAATCTAAAActtgagggtcagaggcttaggtgtAATGCAAGGtgcttttactttactgagagggtagtcgATACGTGGAacggtctcccagcagaagtggtagaggctaatacagcgaggagatttaaacatgcatgggataggcatacgcctcctgaatctaagacgagaccaacgactgattaatgtttgagtctttacagcagaagcaacgggcagactagacgggggccgaatggggccgatctgctgtttCTCCTAAAAACGGCACATGTGTGTCTTGCATGCCCCCTAAAGAATACGCGCatttattgtaaattgtaaTTTTGTGTGAGCGGTGGGATTGTAAGCCCcgtctgagcagggccctcctgtattatatactacttgttaggtcctgtctacccgttgtacagcgctgcggaatgtgGTGGCGATACAGagaacaataaatgataatacgTAGATCCTAGATGCTTTAAGCAACGTCTCCCGACTGCTTTTAATGCGTCGGAATTTCGGGTTGATAATTATGTTGGGTTTTGATTGATGGCGAAGAAGTGGAGTCTGTGATTTGCCGgtatataaaaagaatggcatGCATTAAGTGATGGTTTTATGGTATATACAGACGGTGTGAATGGATTGGTCAGCTGATAATTGCCCTGATAGATCTGGTTGTCGTCTATACAGAGGGAATCCCCATCTATTACCCCTGTCACGATAATCCCTTATCCTGTTTAACCCCCTACCATCCAAAACCAACCATATAACTGCTTATCTTGCAGACCGCAATCTGGCAGGCAAGGAGTTAAGTCTACCCCCTCCTCCAACACCCCCAACTGCTACACCcttctatatataaataccaaACCTGCCCATAAGCCCCAGCAGCTCACGGGTTAATGGGGCTAAACAGCTGCAGGGCTTGTGTGTTTTAATCCCGGTGACCCAGAGGAGCAGCGAGCGAGAGGGGAGAGAGCagctgtctctttaaatgtcATTTCCTCCTATTGTATTTGAATGGTGATCaggaaaaaggaaatgaaagcaGAGGGGCTGAGCTAAGGGACACACACTGTACAAAAAGGGACAGCGCTCTGCTATAGAAGAGACAGTCACCCCTGCGGCGAGAGAGCGGCTCACACTGGAGATGTAGAGGTGGCATTCGGGATGGAGGAGGGACAAGACCAGTATCTCATGCATGACACCGGAGACTGGGGACCAGGCTGTGTTGGGTGGACCCTGGGGCTTGTTACTGGTGTACTGGGAGCTCTCTGAGGAGAGGGTCAAGGAGCTGCTGCTGAGGGTCTCCGAGACGAAGGCGACACACGAGGGACAATAGCAGGAACCCACGCACGACCAGCAAATGTCATCGGCCATAGAGCGCAAGAGTCTGGACCCAGCAGAGTGAGTATGAGCGGGCAGTGGCATGGGTCTGTGGAGCTGGGTGGGCATCGGTGGGGGTAATATAGATGACTGGGCATGGGGTAAATGAACTACATGGGGGCATGACGATAGGTAAAGCAGGGATAAGGTGGGCGCATGGAAATAAGGCTTACGTCTGATGTCAAGGAGGAGACCCATTAATGAAGGGACTTCATGGCTGAGTGTGAGTGTAGTACAGGTGGAAAGATGCTGTACGGAGTAGAAAGGACCATTACCCTGTTCCGTGTTAAGTGGCATCCATGTATGTTGTTGCGCTGTAACTCCATAACCCTCTGATGCTTCTAGACCATTATACTGCAACTCACATAACTCTCAGGCGATAAAGCAGTAGTATTTTGTGCATTCCAAgcatatgaaataaaaagcaaCTATGTCAACTCAGATTCACGAGCCAtatccctatcccatgcatgtttaaactccccaactgtattaacctctaccacctctgccgggaaaccgttcctcttatctaccaccctctcaataaagtaaaacttccttacaagGACATCACAAGCGCCTTCCACTTATAGGTTCAGTATATTCCAACACCAACACTAAAGCAAAGATAAatgattatgttattattattccattCCATTATTATTCACAGACCTCGATATAAAATGCTTATTGATACGTCGTCTTGGAACGAAGCTAAACGACAAATAAAACGCGTTACTCTGTATCCTTTATACTGTGAGCCGTAAATGTTATACAGTTTTATTGGTTGTTGTTTTGAAACATAATAACTACATCGAGTATTTTAAGCACTCATAGCATTTAGAATGCACAAGAATGGAGTATTGTAGAAGCAAGTGTAGAAAGTGCGTGTATACGTTCCATGAAGTTATATAGGGAAGGTATGTGAATTGTAGAGCATGAGTGCATTTTGCTCACGTGTCCTAAATTGGGGAACACATAGCGTGTTTCGGGTTAGTTGCTGTACACACAGTGAACGCTTGTTGCCAGCACGCACTTTCCAGCATGGTGCTTAGAagagatatatatactgtgtatatatatatatacctattcCCGTGGTTATGATGTTATCTCTCTTCACACGTTAGTGAAAGTGATTATCCGGCATATTCCAAGGGAGAATCAACGTGGCTATAAACCTCTCTGTAAGGGGAGCCATAAGCGAACGATCTCACTCCAATGGTTAAATGGGTTTGGTGGTACATGAGACCCTAGGTTTGGTAGCACATGGGACCTTATGTTTGGTGGCACATGGGATCTTATGTTTGGTGGCACATGGGACCCTATGTTTGGTTGCACATGGGACCCTATGTTTGGTAGCACATGGGATCTTATGTTTGGTAGCACATGGGATCTTATGTTTGGTAGCACATGGGACCCTATGTTTGGTGGCACATGGGACCCTATGTTTGGTAGCACATGGGATCTTATGTTTGGTAGCACATGGGACCCTATGTTTGGTAGCCcctgaatgtgttttgggtttgtTATGGCAGCCATACCATCAGTTTACAGACCAGGCCCATCAAAAGGTGCCATGTTGGCTGAGGCTAATGAGCATGCTTACTAAATGAGCCGACCCTGGGAGTCCTGACGTAGAAACCCTTTAATAGACCATCATGAGGATTCTATGCAGTGACTCGACAAATGTGTTCTATGACTCTAATACCGGCCCTCATGGGAACCTtcacttgtttttatttaaaaatatacttaatcgagtcacctgcattcaagcagggatatcaaccataacaaaCTGGGAGCAAAGAGACTAATCGGGAGTCTcctatatgatcacagcagggtGGCATAGGAGGGAGTCAGTTccagaccctgagaatctgccccttcaccctgagattggggcaaaaaaccCTGAGTGTTCCCAGCAATGAACTAATGGGAGTTAAATTGTCGACCCACCTTTCTTCAAGGCCTTACATTACTTTAAGTCAggaagtatgttttattttgtaactatATTTTTAACATGAAAGTGGAGATACAGTGATTCTAACGGAGACTAACAGAGCACATTTTAAACGTTTACCGTAAAATAAATACtctttattgctttatttatttccgTGCTTTATTATTGGTTAATGTTCTAGTCTACGTTTCTTCTTTGGTGTATATCgtaatattttactttgtattaaagcatttttatttaattggttTTAATGTGTCATTAGAGAGTACGTGCATCTCGGAGATGATGCGCTCTGTTGAAAACATAATTCTTATGTATCTCCAGCTcagggaaaaatatatacaattttacaaaataacatttttcactGTAGCAGAAATATAgtgatttacaaaatatttatataaaaaaatacaaaataacattttttcacTGTAGCAGAAATATAgtgatttacaaaatatttatataaaaaaatacaaaattaaatttttcacTGTAGCAGAAATATAgtgatttacaaaatatttaaaaaaaacacaaaaataaaattttcacTGTAGCAGAAATATAGTctgatttacaaaatatttataaaaaaatacaaaatcatttttttcactgTAGCAGAAATATAggcatttacaattttttttaaaaaaacacaaaaataaaattttcacTGTAGCAGAAATATAGTctgatttacaaaatatttataaaaaaaatacaaaataatttttttcactgTAGCAGAAATATAGgcatttacaaaatattaaaaaaaaaacacaaaaataaaattttcactgtagcagaaatatatttttttttccaaaatattaattaaaaaaattacaaaatgacatttttcacTGTAGCAGAAATATTGtgtgatttaataaatatttacaaaaaaattacaaaatcacatttttaacTGTAGCAGAAATATTGTgtgatttacaaaatatttataaaaataaatacaaaataatactttCACTGCAGCATAAATATAGTCTGAGAAAGGAAGTATCGCTGTTAAAGCATGTGTGGTGGGGTTTATGTAGAGAGGCTAGTGTAGCAATGTTGTTGTAACGTCCATTGGGCAATGTGGGGACTCTTGAGCCGCCCTGGGGCAATTCCCTTGCACCGTGCTGTGATGGCAGCCCAGGGTGGGACCTCCAATCCTGTCCCAGGTGCCAAGCGTCTTAGATGCACCCCTGTGTAGAAGCTTCGTCAAGTCGTTGGTCGGGGAGATGTTGCGCGTGTATTAGAGCGTTAGAGTGTTGGTGTTAGAGCGTCTTGACGCGTGTTTTGTGACGCTGTGTTATGTCCTGCAGTGAGCCCGTGGACGAGGTCCTCCAGATCCCTCCTTCGTTGCTGACATGCGGGGGCTGCCAGCAGAGCATCGGGGACCGCTACTTCTTGAAGGCCATTGATCAGTATTGGCACGAAGACTGCCTGAGCTGTGATCTGTGCGGCTGCCGGCTCGGAGAGGTTGGCAGGAGACTGTATTATAAATTGGGACGCAAGCTGTGCCGGAGAGACTATCTCAGGTAATCCACTTATTACGATGGCCGCAGCTTAGAGTCTCGGATTCCAAGGTTCTACCTCTTCACCGACAACGCCATGGAGGCTCCAGAAATTGGAATTATTAAAACGGGCGTATAATACTTAAATTTAACAACCTTTTAGAGATGTGAGatgtataaaaacacaaatgtgaTAGACAAGACTTAAAGGTGACGTTCTTTGCCCAAGTGAACATATAACCTTGGCCTTGCGGTCTCTTGTGGCAGGACAATGTCTTGGATGTCTCCTGTTAGACCGCAGCCTCTCAAGCTGGTCActcaatatgttttatttcatgtaacatatatgtatgtggCGAGCAGAGGTGTTCTAACATAGACTCTGTGGTTCTTTCTTCTTCCCAGGCTCTTCGGCCAAGACGGTCTCTGCGCTTCATGTGACAAGCGGATCCGAGCTTATGAGATGACCATGCGCGTAAAGGACAAAGTCTATCACTTAGAGTGCTTCAAGTGTGCCGCGTGCCAGAAACACTTCTGTGTTGGTGACCGCTATTTGCTCATCAATTCGGACATTGTCTGCGAGCAGGACATCTACGAATGGACCAAACTCAACGGGATGATGTAGCCGCCATTTTTGTTGCTGACTGGTCCCACAGAGGACATCACCCAGTACACCTTCACTCCTAAATGTTTACATTGACATTGAGTGTAGACTGGTTAACCTACAGTAAGAGTCATGTCACTTTCTgctgggtgggggtgggggggtctgaatCTAGAACACAACACTCCAGAACACAAACCGGCCTAAAGCAATAAGCAAAACTGACGTGATCTCCAAAACCCAAATCATCCGGACTCCTTCCAGCACCGgtgcttattatttttataactgGGATCAAAGGGAGGAACGTGGTTGATACCGGATCCACTACGTACACGGAACATTACTGACCTAATTACTCCGGGCCGATACTGACCCATCTCTGTGTCACGGATCATCTCTCAGAACCTAAATGAATGTACAGACAAAGCTGACagacacaagaaaaaaagaaaaaacctaaaCAATCAACCAAATTCTATgtcaattctttaaaaatactggttttattatatttttaactccagattttttttccagtggtgtCGACGCGTAAAACTGACATCCTATGGCAACGAATCCGCTGTTTTGGGCTAACCACTGCAAATATTGGGGGTTACGTCCCTCCTCCGTCCCGGTGGACGGTGCATAGATGGAACTCGGCTTAACACCTCCTATGGCACCCCCATACAAAAGGGGGCGCTAGACTAAAACCACCCCTATGGAAGcagatgtataaataatattacttaTTCAGCGGTAGATAATCTatgcaaaataacaaaacaagaacAAAGTAATAGCAATTGTCAACCTtgtttttttggaataataactttttttgttaattaaattaacatgaaaaatgtaattgaaaGATTTCTGACAGTAATAAAATTGACAGTTTGGGGAGGGATAAGCAACGCCATTACGCCGTGCATGTAACGGGGAAACGGAGGGGATTTTTGGATggtataatacaaataataggtgaaaaatgatgctttataaaatatgctgctgttgtatatatttcaaataatgacattaaaagtgcattgaataaaaaaaaaatcagtctcTGTTAGTCTGTTCCATATAGATTCTGAATGCGATATTGGATCAGCGATAGGCAACTGCTCACTACAACTCTCATTATCCTTAGCCTGTGTGAAAATAGAACTGTCATTTTAAGGACAATTGTAGGATAATTTGTACAAACTGGTTTTATTATCACATCAAAAGTCAAACTGGGAGATCTCCCCTCGATTTCCTGATGCAGTCACGCTCTATGGTTGTTCTACATTCACCTCTCTCGTCGCCCGATAAGGACTTCTAGTATTATTTTGCTGTCGTTAAATAATCAAAAGTGGTTTTGTGTGTCTTTAACACGGACAGCCACCGAACTGCttgggattaaccccttaaggacaatgggcggtccctaaacccattgaaaacaatgcattttgagcccgtacatgtatgagctttgtcataaaggggttaaataaagaaATGCGGACTCTGTCTGCCGTGCAGTAAGCGGGTACTGTACtcattattaatttattccTATTAAACAACGCCGTggactatgatggcgctatagaaaacaataaatgataataataataataatttccagtCTATGTAATGAGTGTAATCAGTATCTGTGGCAAACTTTATCTGAGCAGAGACCTCCTCATCTGTTGATTCTGTATGTCATCATGTTATATAATTGTTATGTCcggtctaccctttgtacagcgctgcggaatctgatggcgctatataaaacaataaataataataataataataataataataataaactatggAACTTTTCATGTCTCAGGTCTCTCTGTACAAGGCTGACCCCTAGTGGCAACAGAAGATATACTTTCATTTGGTGGACTAAAGGCTAGTGACATAAAGTTTTAAAGACCACAGAAGTCCCTTCCTTAAATGTAATagctgcaaataaaaataaccccTTATTATGACCCTGATAAGCATCTTGATGGAGATTCCTGTCCAAGGGGCCGGAACTCTGAccgataaatatatatctatatataagaGGGTTCATTGATTACCGTATTAatcctgggaactttctaaaaggAAAATTTGAATGTTCAAAGACTTTGGCTCTTTAATAGTCtattataaacaatattttgtaattactCTCTAAGCgtggcaaccaaatggttctaataactGCCATTACTTGCCAGGaagtaaagatattctgaattcacctgaattcaagcaggGGTTTTGACCGTAGCATGGCAGTGAGAAAAAGCACCCATGGGTTGTTCAGATATCATCTGCAAACTGTGTGACTCTGACAATCCGCATTTTCTCGGGTCCTAAACACTGCAAAAGAGCCAActtttgaatttttattttattttgaattaaaaatatttattctaacctttgataaaaaaaaaaatagcagacaATTCATCAGAACTGTTACATGCAGTCATGAATGCTGTGGATTAAGACTCCCACAACCCTCAGCCAGTCTATTATGCCTGAGATAATTACAGCCAGAGTTTGTTCCCACACGTCAATGTCTCTCTTAGTCGTGCCCCGCCCATGTCACCGCCCCCAGGGCGTGGCGTGCGGCGCAGGAAAGGTTGCTGGGGCTGTCAGGGCCGCGTGACGCATGCGCAGTGGGACTTCAACAAAGATGGCGGGGGTCGGGGAACTGGGTCTGGTGGATCTGCCTACTGACCCTCTGCTGCTTATCCTGTCCTACCTGGACTTCCGGGATCTGCTCAGGTACAGAACACTGTGCCAGGTGCCCGGGCTTACCCCCCTTGCCAAGGAGATGCCCCGTACCAGAATTATTTACCCCTTTAACAAACCCTGCCGGTGTTATTCCCTCATACAATAACATGCCCGTGTTGACGTTACGTACCCCTTCCCCTGATAACATGCCCCATGCTGACATTATTTACTCCTTCCCCTGATAACATGCCCCGTGCTGACATTATTTACCCCTTTAACTAATAATATGCCCCCATGCTGACATTATTTACCCCTTTACCTAATAACATGCCCCATGCTGACATTATTTACCC
The nucleotide sequence above comes from Spea bombifrons isolate aSpeBom1 chromosome 10, aSpeBom1.2.pri, whole genome shotgun sequence. Encoded proteins:
- the LMO2 gene encoding rhombotin-2, translating into MSSAIERKSLDPADEPVDEVLQIPPSLLTCGGCQQSIGDRYFLKAIDQYWHEDCLSCDLCGCRLGEVGRRLYYKLGRKLCRRDYLRLFGQDGLCASCDKRIRAYEMTMRVKDKVYHLECFKCAACQKHFCVGDRYLLINSDIVCEQDIYEWTKLNGMM